A single Uloborus diversus isolate 005 chromosome 7, Udiv.v.3.1, whole genome shotgun sequence DNA region contains:
- the LOC129226677 gene encoding tigger transposable element-derived protein 4-like: MTGTEKLPLLLIGKSANPRCFKGVKTLPIEYKNNKKAWMTSALFEEWIRKLDRKMAASKRNILLIIDNCTAHPAIGNLKAIKLEFLPPNVTAILQPLDQGVIHCFKSNYRKMLVRRMIAAMENKKTYDIDILGAMHLAKSAWNDVPQNTIAHCFRHAGFKTKEEFQKELGNQSAEFRPLPEPLSPDAPVDETPDTNEMTQLLSVKFPDHQLSFDEYVVVDENLQCCEENLNEE, encoded by the coding sequence ATGACGGGAACCGAGAAGTTGCCTCTTTTATTAATCGGAAAGTCGGCAAACCCAAGGTGTTTTAAGGGAGTGAAAACTTTACCGATTGAgtacaaaaacaacaaaaaagcgTGGATGACTAGTGCATTATTCGAAGAATGGATTCGAAAACTTGACCGGAAGATGGCTGCaagtaaaagaaacattttgctGATTATTGACAACTGCACTGCTCATCCCGCAATCGGCAATTTAAAAGCCATAAAATTGGAATTTCTCCCTCCTAATGTCACCGCAATACTTCAACCCTTAGATCAGGGAGTTATACATTGCTTCAAATCCAACTATCGAAAAATGTTAGTCAGAAGAATGATTGCCGCTATGGAAAACAAGAAGACGTACGACATTGATATCCTAGGTGCTATGCATCTAGCCAAATCAGCATGGAATGATGTTCCACAAAACACAATCGCACATTGTTTTCGTCATGCcggctttaaaacgaaagaaGAATTTCAGAAAGAGTTGGGAAATCAGTCAGCTGAATTTCGACCGTTGCCGGAACCCTTATCGCCCGATGCTCCTGTAGATGAAACTCCAGACACTAATGAAATGACCCAGCTCCTCAGTGTGAAATTTCCGGATCATCAATTATCTTTTGATGAGTATGTTGTGGTAGACGAAAATTTACAGTGCTGCGAGGAAAATTTGAATGAGGAGTGA